One stretch of Paenibacillus sp. FSL R5-0341 DNA includes these proteins:
- the murA gene encoding UDP-N-acetylglucosamine 1-carboxyvinyltransferase has translation MDKLVIEGGKPLSGSIRIHGAKNAALPIMAASLLADGEVTLHNVPHLLDIEVMLYILERLGCTCRHEQGTVTINTSSIRSYDVPEDLMKQMRSSIFLMGPLLAKFGQVSVYQPGGCAIGERKIDLHLRGLEALGALIEEQDQQIICHGKNLVGTDIHLDFPSVGATENIMMAAVMAKGTTTICNAAREPEIQDLQHFLNAMGASIIGAGTDTITINGVEKLKPCSYEIIPDRIVAGTVMIAAAATRGNVTLTHCNPAHLTSLIHVLKRTGVQITVCNDIMTVSCMSRPKSVDRIVTSPYPSFPTDLQSQIMVLLSLADGFSVMKETVFEGRFKHVDELNVMGADISVDLNAAFIRGVPRLYGATVEATDLRAGAALVIAGLAAQGKTVVEQVHHIDRGYDQIEKLFQSLGASVERQSPVSKELDFAN, from the coding sequence TTGGACAAATTGGTGATTGAAGGCGGGAAACCCCTCTCAGGATCCATACGCATCCATGGAGCAAAAAATGCCGCTTTACCGATTATGGCCGCAAGTTTGTTGGCAGATGGAGAAGTTACACTGCATAACGTTCCACACTTGCTGGACATTGAAGTGATGCTGTATATCCTGGAACGGCTTGGATGCACGTGTCGGCATGAACAGGGAACAGTGACGATTAATACCTCGTCGATCCGGTCATATGATGTGCCAGAAGATCTAATGAAGCAGATGCGCTCTTCCATTTTTTTGATGGGACCATTGCTGGCTAAGTTTGGGCAAGTGTCAGTGTACCAGCCAGGGGGCTGTGCCATTGGAGAACGCAAAATTGATCTTCACCTCCGGGGCCTGGAAGCGCTCGGAGCTTTGATTGAAGAGCAGGACCAACAGATTATCTGTCATGGGAAGAATCTGGTGGGTACAGATATTCATTTGGATTTCCCGAGTGTGGGAGCGACCGAGAATATCATGATGGCAGCCGTTATGGCTAAAGGCACGACAACCATTTGCAACGCCGCAAGAGAACCTGAAATACAAGATCTGCAGCACTTCCTGAATGCTATGGGTGCAAGCATCATTGGTGCAGGAACGGATACGATTACGATTAATGGCGTTGAGAAATTGAAGCCTTGTTCGTATGAGATTATACCGGATCGAATCGTTGCTGGGACCGTGATGATCGCAGCTGCAGCAACGCGTGGCAATGTTACGCTTACACATTGCAATCCTGCTCATCTTACTTCACTTATACATGTGTTGAAGCGCACTGGTGTTCAAATCACAGTCTGCAATGATATAATGACGGTGAGCTGTATGAGCCGTCCAAAATCAGTAGACCGTATTGTGACTTCTCCGTATCCTTCGTTTCCGACAGATCTGCAATCACAAATCATGGTGTTGCTCAGTCTGGCAGACGGATTCAGTGTGATGAAGGAAACGGTATTCGAGGGTCGATTCAAACATGTGGATGAGCTGAATGTGATGGGGGCTGATATTTCAGTCGATCTGAACGCAGCATTTATCCGTGGTGTTCCCCGTCTGTACGGGGCTACAGTGGAAGCAACCGATCTTCGTGCAGGTGCAGCTCTGGTTATTGCAGGTCTGGCTGCTCAAGGCAAAACGGTTGTGGAGCAAGTGCATCATATTGACCGGGGATACGATCAGATCGAGAAGTTATTCCAGAGTCTTGGAGCATCGGTTGAGCGACAGTCGCCCGTTTCGAAAGAGTTGGATTTTGCCAATTAA
- the murB gene encoding UDP-N-acetylmuramate dehydrogenase, which translates to MHQWISILSQHNVGRVLENESLAKYTTWKIGGPADALVIPENKEQMIHLIQLLHKHQMPWMQLGRGSNMLVSDKGIRGVVVKPGEGFDYAEFHEGGVTAGAAHSFVKLSVVAAKKEWTGLEFGSGIPGTVGGAVYMNAGAHGSDVSRIFKFAEIVLETGELVRYSKEDMDFAYRHSVLHDRRGIVLEASFELQQGERKVISEAMAAYKDRRRRTQPLQMACAGSVFRNPPGDHAARLIEAAGLKGLTLGGAQVSTMHANFIVNTGQATAEDVITLMQQIQSTISSQNGINLVPEVFVVGER; encoded by the coding sequence ATGCACCAGTGGATATCGATACTGTCCCAGCATAATGTTGGCAGAGTTCTTGAAAACGAATCGCTAGCCAAATACACCACATGGAAGATCGGCGGTCCTGCGGATGCACTGGTCATTCCGGAGAATAAAGAGCAGATGATACATCTCATTCAATTGCTTCACAAGCATCAGATGCCGTGGATGCAACTTGGACGGGGTTCAAACATGCTGGTGTCAGACAAAGGAATACGTGGTGTTGTTGTGAAACCAGGCGAAGGCTTTGATTATGCCGAGTTTCACGAAGGCGGCGTAACCGCTGGAGCGGCGCATTCTTTTGTTAAACTCAGTGTGGTTGCTGCGAAAAAGGAATGGACCGGTCTGGAATTCGGCAGCGGTATCCCCGGAACTGTCGGTGGAGCCGTATACATGAACGCGGGTGCCCATGGATCGGATGTGTCACGGATATTCAAATTCGCTGAGATTGTACTGGAGACAGGAGAATTGGTACGTTACAGCAAGGAGGACATGGATTTTGCCTACCGCCACTCTGTTCTGCATGATCGGAGAGGCATCGTGCTGGAAGCTTCATTTGAACTTCAGCAGGGAGAGCGCAAAGTCATTTCGGAAGCCATGGCGGCTTACAAAGATCGCCGACGCCGCACACAGCCACTGCAGATGGCATGTGCAGGCAGTGTATTCCGAAATCCCCCGGGTGATCATGCAGCCCGTCTGATTGAAGCAGCAGGGCTGAAAGGGTTGACTCTGGGAGGCGCACAGGTATCCACCATGCATGCCAATTTCATTGTCAATACAGGGCAAGCAACAGCAGAGGACGTTATCACCCTAATGCAGCAGATTCAGAGCACTATATCATCTCAAAACGGTATTAACCTGGTACCGGAAGTCTTCGTAGTGGGTGAGCGGTAA